The following proteins are co-located in the Bosea sp. AS-1 genome:
- a CDS encoding ABC transporter substrate-binding protein: MMRSSIKKLAMAAGIVLAAALPAKAQGEPPIRIGVPLPLTGGLAGAGTQLLWGIQYAAGEVNAQGGLLGRKLELIVEDTKGESNTSATVAAKLGGQDKVDAVVGGFGSTSDFALLSAIQRYNTIFIHPGSSSVRLEESFGKNPWYFHVYIWDYHRQKAAVNFFKSVPGLKTVAIAYEDKLYGTDGSKFTQKFAKEAGLDVVMNEPFRAGSPDFSPILNRVKALDPDVLFVIGYSGDNLQIARQAQQLAIKPKLLVTQGAGEKRSDYGAAGDGVVVLDLWSSKQKTPGLAEWVRKADAARGGEVVSTAVQGYAAMQTLIDAAKAAGKWDRDAIIAKLAGSEFSTPYGKVKYEPSDLGGLHQLITEKTMIAVQYQANDGFEVVWPAEKAAAPLRYPAR, from the coding sequence ATGATGCGGAGTTCCATCAAGAAGCTTGCGATGGCAGCCGGGATCGTGCTGGCTGCAGCATTGCCGGCCAAGGCGCAAGGCGAGCCGCCGATCCGGATCGGCGTGCCGCTGCCGCTGACCGGTGGGTTGGCCGGTGCCGGAACCCAGCTCCTCTGGGGCATTCAATATGCGGCCGGCGAGGTGAATGCGCAGGGCGGGCTGCTCGGCCGCAAGCTCGAGCTTATCGTCGAGGATACCAAGGGTGAGTCGAACACCTCCGCGACCGTTGCCGCCAAGCTGGGCGGACAGGACAAGGTCGATGCCGTGGTCGGCGGCTTCGGCAGCACCTCGGATTTCGCCTTGCTGAGTGCGATCCAGCGCTACAACACCATCTTCATCCATCCGGGCTCGTCGTCCGTTCGGCTGGAGGAGAGCTTCGGCAAGAATCCCTGGTACTTCCATGTCTATATCTGGGACTATCATCGCCAGAAGGCAGCCGTGAACTTCTTCAAGAGCGTGCCCGGCCTCAAGACCGTCGCCATCGCCTATGAGGATAAGCTCTACGGCACCGACGGCTCGAAATTCACCCAGAAATTCGCCAAGGAGGCCGGGCTCGACGTTGTCATGAACGAGCCCTTCCGGGCGGGGTCGCCCGACTTCTCGCCGATCCTCAACCGGGTGAAGGCGCTCGACCCCGATGTTCTCTTCGTCATCGGCTATTCCGGCGACAATCTGCAGATCGCGCGCCAGGCCCAGCAACTCGCTATCAAGCCGAAACTGCTCGTGACCCAGGGCGCCGGCGAAAAGCGTTCCGACTATGGCGCAGCGGGCGACGGCGTGGTGGTGCTCGACCTCTGGTCGTCGAAGCAGAAGACCCCGGGGCTCGCCGAATGGGTCAGGAAGGCCGATGCGGCGCGCGGCGGAGAGGTGGTGTCGACGGCGGTGCAGGGCTATGCCGCAATGCAGACGCTGATCGATGCCGCCAAGGCGGCGGGCAAATGGGATCGCGACGCCATCATCGCCAAGCTCGCTGGCAGCGAATTCTCCACGCCTTACGGCAAGGTGAAATACGAGCCGTCCGATCTCGGCGGCCTCCATCAGCTCATCACCGAGAAGACCATGATCGCCGTCCAATATCAGGCGAATGACGGCTTCGAAGTCGTTTGGCCGGCGGAGAAGGCTGCGGCCCCGCTGCGCTATCCGGCACGCTAG
- a CDS encoding pirin family protein, whose product MRQVPGIFGSSETHWVGDGFPVRSMFSHAAQGDHVSPFLLLDYAGPAAFSPAEHPRGVGVHPHRGFATVTIVYQGEVEHRDSTGEGGLIGPGDVQWMTAASGILHEEFHSQAFTRKGGTLEMVQLWVNLPAKDKGVEPGYQTLLDKDIPTVELPGDAGTLRVIAGDYKGQAGLARTFTPIDIWDLRLNRGGTTSLTLPEGHMLGIAVLRGHVLINGADKVREAQFVLLDREGGAVTIEGETDATLLVLSGEPIDEPVAMHGPFVMNTTEEIHQAMADFQSGRFGKIPPSKIPA is encoded by the coding sequence ATGAGACAGGTTCCCGGCATCTTCGGCAGCTCAGAGACGCATTGGGTCGGCGACGGCTTTCCGGTGCGTTCGATGTTCTCGCATGCAGCCCAGGGCGACCATGTGAGTCCCTTCCTGCTGCTCGACTATGCCGGGCCGGCCGCGTTCTCTCCCGCGGAGCACCCGCGCGGCGTCGGCGTCCACCCCCATCGCGGCTTCGCGACCGTCACCATCGTCTATCAGGGCGAGGTCGAGCATCGCGACTCGACCGGCGAAGGCGGCCTGATCGGCCCCGGCGACGTGCAGTGGATGACCGCCGCTTCCGGCATCCTGCACGAGGAATTCCATTCGCAGGCCTTCACCCGCAAGGGCGGCACGCTCGAGATGGTGCAGCTCTGGGTGAACCTGCCGGCGAAGGACAAGGGGGTTGAGCCCGGCTACCAAACGCTGCTCGACAAGGACATCCCGACCGTCGAGCTGCCCGGCGATGCCGGTACGTTGCGTGTCATCGCCGGCGACTACAAGGGCCAAGCCGGCCTGGCCCGAACCTTCACCCCGATCGACATCTGGGATCTTCGCCTCAACCGCGGTGGAACGACCTCGCTGACCCTGCCGGAGGGGCACATGCTCGGCATCGCCGTGCTGCGTGGCCATGTCCTGATCAATGGCGCCGACAAGGTCCGCGAGGCCCAGTTCGTGCTGCTCGACCGCGAAGGCGGCGCCGTCACGATCGAAGGCGAGACCGACGCGACGCTGCTGGTCCTCAGCGGCGAGCCCATCGACGAGCCAGTCGCGATGCATGGCCCCTTCGTCATGAACACAACGGAAGAGATCCATCAGGCCATGGCCGATTTCCAGAGCGGCCGCTTCGGCAAGATCCCGCCCAGCAAGATCCCGGCCTGA
- a CDS encoding ABC transporter ATP-binding protein — protein MNRFEAAISGAGYGALTIVPQLSLSVVGGEVMVLLGSNGAGKTTSLRSVVGTVRARTRSVRLDGEELSSLNPWQLARRSIAFVPDGARCFANVSVIDNLTGALEALRPAATATERRRSFDTVFELFPILHERREQLAGSMSGGQRQMLAISRALMIEPRVMILDEPSAGLSPKLVEDVFEALGRIKAASNCAILMAEQNVAAAIAVADRCIILNEGHVMLEGGIDEVRSDERLRVAYLGM, from the coding sequence ATGAACCGCTTCGAGGCCGCGATCTCCGGCGCGGGGTACGGCGCCCTGACCATTGTGCCGCAATTGTCGCTGTCCGTCGTCGGCGGAGAGGTCATGGTTCTGCTCGGCTCGAATGGCGCCGGCAAGACCACGTCGTTGCGCTCAGTGGTCGGCACTGTCAGGGCCAGGACCCGGTCCGTGCGGCTGGATGGCGAGGAATTGTCCAGCCTCAACCCTTGGCAACTCGCGCGCCGCTCGATCGCCTTCGTTCCCGACGGCGCGCGCTGCTTCGCCAATGTCAGCGTCATTGACAACCTGACCGGGGCGCTCGAGGCCCTCAGGCCCGCCGCAACGGCCACCGAACGCAGGCGATCGTTCGATACCGTCTTCGAGCTCTTCCCGATCCTGCACGAGCGGCGCGAGCAGCTCGCCGGCTCGATGAGCGGCGGCCAGCGGCAGATGCTGGCGATCTCCCGCGCCCTGATGATCGAGCCGCGGGTCATGATCCTCGACGAACCCTCGGCGGGGCTTTCACCCAAGCTGGTCGAGGATGTTTTCGAGGCGCTCGGGCGCATCAAGGCCGCGAGCAACTGCGCAATCCTGATGGCCGAGCAGAACGTGGCGGCTGCGATCGCGGTCGCCGACCGCTGCATCATCCTCAATGAGGGGCATGTGATGCTCGAAGGCGGGATCGACGAGGTGCGCAGCGACGAGCGCCTGCGCGTCGCCTACCTGGGTATGTGA
- a CDS encoding DoxX family protein, whose product MSPETPCPNEYSTFSVIVRKTAISAGLVLLAGGFVFSGVSKLFDFSAATAEMAHHGLPFPALMAAAVIVTQLGGSALLIWPRTSWIGAGLLAGFTAMATLIAHAPWSDAGPIVLPQSVVFLQNAGILGGLLLALAFGARGSIARLIERFRT is encoded by the coding sequence ATGTCACCCGAAACGCCATGCCCCAACGAATACTCCACCTTCTCGGTCATCGTGCGTAAAACTGCTATTTCGGCAGGTCTGGTTCTTCTCGCCGGGGGCTTCGTGTTCAGCGGCGTCAGCAAACTGTTCGATTTCTCGGCCGCGACAGCGGAGATGGCGCATCACGGCCTGCCCTTTCCCGCCTTGATGGCAGCGGCCGTCATCGTCACCCAGCTCGGCGGCTCAGCCCTGCTGATCTGGCCGCGGACGAGCTGGATCGGCGCCGGCTTGCTGGCCGGTTTCACCGCGATGGCGACCCTGATCGCTCATGCGCCGTGGAGCGATGCCGGCCCGATCGTGCTGCCACAAAGCGTGGTCTTCCTGCAGAATGCCGGGATTCTCGGGGGGCTGCTGCTCGCGCTGGCCTTCGGTGCGAGAGGCTCGATCGCGAGGCTGATCGAGCGCTTCCGCACTTGA
- a CDS encoding MFS transporter, producing MASTAHPAAPARPTPAAPSLRAIVGVAAVLLGTFTSLINARLTDIGLGDIRGALGIGADEGSWIVTAYIAAEVAAIPAGVWLRGILSPARGVLLGSLLFTLFSLAAPFSPSLPTLLTIQALRGLSAGVLIPMAYAVVMRHLPQHLRLYGLSLYALISAFTPSLSVFIEAWVLERFSWQYLFWLNVLPGVLTLFAGAYGLTRDPIKYMRFRRPDSFSIVALSLGLAALVTALDQGNRLDWFASGLIAGLSASAILLLGGALVHALLHHDPLVDPRLLWRRNTGLGLFMMFLTRIAAMSSALVLPQYLARIQGFRALESGSVFLASALPQLVLMPLVAWLCYRIDPRHLMAFGAALTGAGLLAMTGLTHEWSGNEFLLPLALQSSAAPFVAIPTMVLITEDIAIREIPWIASLVHIVRTVGSAVGVAAVGTFVRVQEQVNSNLLGLHVTATSGPAGQRIEALSQALASHLPDAAAAKAATAFVARLVQREAFVLAYRDAFLLLGSMMLAAALISLLFRRTPLPGKLL from the coding sequence ATGGCCTCCACCGCCCACCCGGCAGCGCCAGCCAGGCCGACCCCGGCGGCGCCGAGCCTGCGTGCGATCGTCGGCGTCGCCGCCGTGCTGCTCGGCACCTTCACCTCGCTGATCAACGCGCGCCTGACCGATATCGGCCTCGGCGACATCCGCGGCGCGCTCGGCATCGGCGCTGACGAAGGCTCCTGGATCGTCACGGCCTATATCGCCGCCGAGGTGGCTGCAATCCCGGCAGGGGTCTGGCTGCGCGGCATCCTCTCGCCCGCCCGCGGCGTACTGCTCGGCTCGCTCCTGTTCACACTATTCTCGCTTGCCGCACCGTTCAGCCCGTCATTGCCGACGCTGCTGACGATCCAGGCCCTGCGCGGGCTGAGCGCTGGCGTGCTGATCCCGATGGCCTATGCCGTCGTGATGCGGCATCTGCCCCAGCATCTGCGTCTCTACGGCCTGTCCCTCTATGCCTTGATCTCGGCCTTCACGCCGTCGCTCTCCGTCTTCATCGAAGCCTGGGTGCTAGAGCGCTTCAGCTGGCAGTACCTGTTCTGGCTCAACGTGCTGCCCGGCGTGTTGACGCTGTTCGCAGGCGCCTACGGGCTGACGCGCGATCCGATCAAGTACATGCGCTTTCGCCGCCCCGACAGCTTCAGCATCGTCGCCCTGTCGCTCGGGCTGGCGGCGCTGGTGACGGCGCTCGACCAGGGCAACCGGCTCGACTGGTTCGCCTCGGGACTGATCGCTGGGCTTTCCGCCTCGGCCATCCTCCTGCTGGGCGGCGCGCTGGTGCATGCCCTGCTGCATCACGACCCGCTGGTCGATCCACGCCTGCTCTGGCGGCGCAACACCGGTCTCGGCCTGTTCATGATGTTCCTGACACGGATCGCGGCGATGTCGTCGGCCCTCGTGCTGCCGCAGTATCTCGCCCGCATCCAGGGCTTCCGCGCCTTGGAGAGCGGCAGCGTCTTCCTCGCCTCGGCCCTGCCGCAACTGGTGCTGATGCCGCTCGTCGCATGGCTCTGCTACCGCATCGACCCGCGCCATCTGATGGCGTTCGGCGCGGCGCTCACCGGTGCCGGGCTGCTGGCGATGACGGGGCTCACGCATGAATGGAGCGGCAACGAATTCCTGCTGCCGCTGGCCCTGCAATCGAGCGCCGCGCCTTTCGTCGCGATCCCGACGATGGTCTTGATCACGGAGGATATTGCGATCCGCGAGATCCCGTGGATCGCTTCGCTGGTCCACATCGTCCGGACCGTCGGCTCGGCCGTTGGCGTCGCCGCGGTCGGCACGTTCGTGCGGGTCCAGGAGCAGGTGAATTCGAACCTGCTGGGCCTCCATGTCACAGCGACGAGCGGGCCGGCCGGGCAGCGCATCGAGGCCTTGTCGCAGGCCTTGGCCTCGCATCTTCCCGATGCCGCCGCCGCGAAGGCCGCGACCGCGTTCGTCGCCCGTCTCGTCCAGCGCGAAGCCTTCGTCCTGGCCTATCGCGACGCCTTCCTGCTGCTAGGCAGCATGATGCTGGCGGCAGCCCTGATCAGCCTCCTCTTCCGCAGGACGCCCCTGCCCGGAAAGCTGCTGTAG
- the wrbA gene encoding NAD(P)H:quinone oxidoreductase yields the protein MTKVLVLYYSSYGHIETMAQVVAEGVREAGAQAVIKRVPELVPEEIARKSGFKLDQTAPIATVDELPDYDAIIIGVPTRFGNMPAQMKNFLDQTGGLWAQGKLVGKVGSVFTSTATQHGGQESTILSTQIVLLHQGMVIVGLPYSFQGQMTLAEITGGSPYGASTIAAGDGSRQPSQNELAGARYQGRHVAQIASKLAAK from the coding sequence ATGACGAAGGTACTCGTCCTCTATTACTCCAGCTACGGCCATATCGAGACAATGGCGCAGGTCGTCGCCGAAGGCGTGCGCGAGGCCGGCGCCCAAGCGGTCATCAAGCGGGTGCCCGAGCTCGTGCCCGAGGAAATCGCCCGCAAGTCCGGCTTCAAGCTCGACCAGACGGCGCCCATCGCGACCGTCGACGAACTGCCGGATTACGACGCGATCATCATCGGCGTGCCGACCCGTTTTGGTAACATGCCGGCGCAGATGAAGAACTTCCTCGATCAGACCGGCGGTCTCTGGGCCCAGGGCAAGCTCGTCGGCAAGGTCGGCAGCGTCTTCACTTCGACCGCGACACAGCACGGCGGCCAGGAAAGCACGATCCTCTCGACCCAGATCGTGCTGCTGCATCAGGGCATGGTCATCGTCGGCCTGCCTTACAGCTTCCAGGGCCAGATGACGCTGGCGGAGATCACGGGCGGGTCGCCCTACGGCGCCAGCACGATCGCGGCCGGGGACGGCTCGCGCCAACCCTCGCAGAATGAGCTCGCGGGCGCCCGCTATCAGGGCCGGCATGTGGCGCAGATCGCGAGCAAACTCGCCGCCAAGTGA
- a CDS encoding LysR family transcriptional regulator: MQDLNDLYFFAQVVEHQGFAAAARVLGMPRSRLSRRLALLEERLGVRLVQRSTRRFAVTEVGREYYRHCVAMLVEAEAAQEAIDRTRAAPQGVVRVACPSAVLYFQVGAMIARFLAAHPKVEVQLESTNRRVDVIREGFDMAIRVRFPPLDESEMVMKVLAESTQRLVAAPRVLEGIGRPLVPADAGTLPSLSWGGPHQSHEWRLKGPDGAEAVVRHQPRFVTEDMVALRHAALEGVGIAQMPTMVVIDDVRAGRLVEVLPDWEPRAGIIHAVFPSRRGLLPSVRALLDFLAADYARLDRDSR; this comes from the coding sequence ATGCAGGACCTCAACGATCTCTACTTCTTCGCGCAGGTGGTGGAGCATCAGGGCTTCGCTGCGGCCGCCCGCGTCCTCGGCATGCCGCGCTCGCGATTGAGCCGGCGCCTGGCGCTGCTGGAAGAGCGATTGGGAGTGCGGCTGGTGCAGCGCTCGACGCGGCGCTTCGCCGTGACTGAGGTAGGCCGGGAGTATTACCGTCACTGCGTGGCGATGCTGGTCGAGGCCGAGGCGGCGCAGGAGGCGATCGATCGCACCCGGGCCGCACCGCAGGGTGTGGTCCGCGTCGCCTGTCCGTCGGCGGTGCTCTATTTCCAGGTTGGCGCGATGATCGCCCGCTTCCTCGCCGCTCATCCCAAGGTCGAGGTGCAGTTGGAGAGCACGAACCGGCGTGTCGACGTGATCCGCGAGGGCTTCGACATGGCGATCAGGGTGCGCTTTCCGCCGCTCGACGAAAGCGAGATGGTGATGAAGGTGCTGGCGGAAAGCACGCAGCGGCTGGTCGCGGCACCGCGGGTGCTGGAGGGCATCGGCCGGCCGCTGGTCCCGGCCGATGCCGGCACGCTGCCGAGCCTGTCATGGGGCGGCCCGCATCAGAGCCACGAATGGCGGTTGAAAGGGCCTGACGGCGCCGAGGCCGTGGTCCGTCACCAGCCCCGCTTCGTCACGGAGGACATGGTCGCCCTGCGCCACGCCGCGCTGGAGGGCGTCGGCATCGCGCAGATGCCGACAATGGTGGTGATCGACGACGTCAGGGCGGGGCGATTGGTCGAGGTGCTACCGGATTGGGAGCCGCGCGCCGGCATCATCCATGCCGTCTTTCCCTCGCGTCGGGG
- a CDS encoding hydrolase → MTTSGNPANFNGQRPIIDPDDAVMLLIDHQSGLFQTVADMPMPVLRNHATALARMATLSKMPVITTASVPQGPNGPLIPEIHENAPHAKYVARKGEINAWDNPDFVAAVKATGRKTLIIAGTITSVCMAFPAIAAAHEGYKVFAVVDASGTYSKMAQEITLARIVQAGVVPMDTAAVASELQKTWHREDAQAWAEVYTKIFPPYQLLIESYLKAQQVQKDQEQLDSQRS, encoded by the coding sequence ATGACGACCTCAGGCAATCCCGCCAACTTCAACGGCCAGCGGCCCATCATCGACCCGGACGATGCGGTCATGCTGCTGATCGACCACCAGAGCGGCCTGTTCCAGACCGTCGCCGACATGCCGATGCCAGTGCTGCGCAACCATGCCACCGCGCTCGCCAGGATGGCGACGCTGAGCAAGATGCCGGTGATCACCACCGCCTCGGTGCCGCAGGGGCCGAACGGCCCGCTGATCCCGGAAATCCATGAGAACGCGCCGCATGCCAAGTACGTCGCCCGCAAGGGCGAGATCAATGCCTGGGACAACCCCGACTTTGTCGCCGCGGTGAAGGCGACCGGGCGCAAGACCCTGATCATCGCCGGTACCATCACCTCGGTCTGCATGGCCTTCCCTGCGATCGCCGCCGCCCATGAAGGTTACAAGGTGTTCGCCGTGGTCGACGCTTCCGGCACCTATTCGAAGATGGCGCAGGAGATCACGCTCGCCCGCATCGTCCAGGCCGGCGTCGTGCCTATGGACACAGCCGCCGTTGCCTCCGAATTGCAGAAGACCTGGCATCGCGAGGACGCGCAAGCATGGGCCGAGGTCTATACGAAGATCTTCCCGCCCTATCAGCTGCTGATCGAGAGCTACCTGAAGGCACAACAGGTCCAGAAGGACCAGGAACAGCTCGACTCCCAACGCAGCTGA
- a CDS encoding HlyD family secretion protein, producing MSAAIARLAPAEGQPKITTNPAPAQRRKPRRALINLARASVLVGGVGLAIVIPLGWGHWVAGMTDQTTDNAYVRADTTPISTQVNGRIKRLAVADFQTVKAGDPLFEIDDAEYVARVSQAEAGVAAAEAALRNLESRIELQRLTITQAESGIAAILADRDRASQERGRQEALTRDGWTTAQRLELAVADTKRFDARLREKEAEVAVQRQQLEVLSTQEQQARAEQEGRRAALDLARIELGNTRIVAPVAGAVSASAAREGQYVRTGTQLISVVPLQQVHVIANYKETQLSRVRPGQLVSLKIDTFPGLELKGRVERLSPASGAEFSLLPADNATGNFTKVAQRIAVRIALDPAPELQGLLRPGMSVVTTIHTDRQATDAAAH from the coding sequence ATGAGCGCAGCCATCGCACGCCTCGCCCCGGCAGAGGGACAACCGAAGATCACCACCAACCCCGCGCCGGCGCAGAGGCGAAAGCCGCGCCGGGCGCTGATCAATCTCGCCCGCGCCTCGGTGCTCGTCGGCGGCGTCGGCCTTGCGATCGTCATCCCTCTTGGCTGGGGGCATTGGGTTGCGGGCATGACCGACCAGACGACCGACAATGCCTATGTTCGCGCCGATACGACGCCGATCAGCACGCAGGTCAATGGCCGGATCAAGCGGCTCGCAGTCGCGGATTTCCAGACGGTCAAGGCGGGAGACCCGCTATTCGAGATCGACGATGCGGAATACGTCGCCCGCGTTTCTCAGGCCGAGGCTGGAGTTGCAGCCGCCGAGGCCGCCCTGCGCAACCTCGAAAGCCGGATCGAGCTTCAGCGGCTCACGATCACGCAGGCGGAATCCGGCATCGCCGCGATCCTCGCCGACCGTGATCGCGCCTCGCAGGAACGCGGGCGGCAGGAGGCGCTGACCCGCGACGGCTGGACCACAGCCCAGCGCCTCGAGCTCGCCGTCGCCGATACGAAGCGCTTCGATGCCCGTCTGCGCGAGAAGGAGGCCGAAGTGGCGGTCCAGCGCCAGCAGCTCGAGGTGCTCAGCACGCAGGAGCAACAGGCCAGGGCTGAGCAGGAGGGCCGTCGCGCCGCCCTCGACCTCGCCCGGATCGAGCTGGGCAACACCCGGATTGTCGCGCCGGTTGCTGGTGCGGTCAGCGCCAGTGCGGCTCGTGAAGGACAATATGTCAGAACGGGCACGCAGCTGATCTCAGTCGTGCCGCTGCAGCAGGTCCATGTGATCGCCAACTACAAGGAGACCCAGCTCTCGCGTGTCCGCCCCGGGCAACTGGTGAGCCTCAAGATCGACACCTTCCCTGGGCTCGAGCTCAAGGGTCGAGTCGAGCGTCTTTCGCCGGCGAGCGGTGCGGAATTCAGTCTGCTGCCGGCCGACAATGCGACCGGCAACTTCACCAAGGTCGCCCAGCGTATCGCCGTCCGCATTGCGCTCGATCCGGCGCCGGAGCTGCAGGGCCTGCTACGCCCGGGAATGTCGGTGGTCACGACCATCCACACCGACCGGCAGGCCACGGACGCGGCCGCGCACTGA
- a CDS encoding LysR family transcriptional regulator yields the protein MSSIHNADLNLIRIFDAVMEEQGVSRAAARLGLTQSAVSHALNKLRRQLDDELFIRGPDRMHPTPRAMELSSPLREALHQIEAAFQGPRFDPATAEAQFVIATSDYVIGTLMPPLLRRLQQVAPRVRFWLRPFNDLNLVEGLDRGTLHLVIGAFGRAPSRFAMEPLVSGPNVWIMRAGHPATDGAFDLTALARYPHLDILIAGQGAMTAGGTIDQEGLERAYVSSNPLQLDALLLEAGLTRTVGATASHILAVPPLVASTDMIAFVPKHLAEQHQVLAFRDPPYASPPLQISMLSHRTMGAHPSVAWLRAEIMAALHDHEGL from the coding sequence ATGAGCTCTATTCATAACGCCGACCTCAATCTCATCCGCATCTTCGATGCCGTCATGGAAGAACAGGGCGTCTCTCGCGCGGCGGCGCGACTAGGGTTGACGCAGTCGGCGGTGAGCCATGCCTTGAACAAGCTGCGCCGTCAGCTCGATGACGAGTTGTTCATCCGTGGTCCGGATCGCATGCATCCGACGCCGAGGGCGATGGAGCTGTCCTCTCCGCTTCGGGAGGCTCTCCATCAGATCGAGGCCGCCTTCCAAGGGCCGCGCTTCGATCCGGCGACAGCGGAAGCACAGTTTGTCATCGCGACATCGGACTATGTCATCGGCACGCTGATGCCGCCGCTCCTGCGTCGTTTGCAGCAGGTTGCACCGAGGGTGCGGTTCTGGTTACGGCCATTCAACGATCTCAACCTTGTCGAAGGGCTCGATCGCGGCACGCTCCATCTGGTCATTGGTGCCTTCGGGCGCGCGCCCTCGCGCTTCGCCATGGAGCCATTGGTGAGCGGTCCGAACGTGTGGATCATGCGAGCGGGGCATCCGGCGACCGACGGCGCCTTCGATCTCACGGCATTGGCCCGCTATCCGCATCTCGACATCCTGATCGCGGGGCAGGGGGCGATGACGGCCGGCGGGACTATCGATCAGGAGGGGCTGGAGCGTGCTTATGTCAGCAGCAATCCGCTGCAGCTCGATGCTCTGCTACTGGAGGCCGGGCTGACCAGGACGGTGGGAGCGACCGCCTCGCACATCCTAGCGGTTCCTCCCCTGGTCGCATCGACGGACATGATCGCCTTCGTGCCGAAGCACCTCGCGGAGCAGCATCAAGTGCTGGCGTTCCGCGACCCGCCCTATGCCAGCCCACCATTGCAGATCTCGATGCTCTCGCATCGGACGATGGGAGCCCATCCGTCGGTTGCCTGGCTGAGGGCGGAGATCATGGCCGCTCTTCATGACCATGAGGGGCTTTGA
- a CDS encoding ABC transporter ATP-binding protein — protein sequence MTWLTVTACTVAFGGLKAINDLSLNIPSGSITALIGPNGSGKSTFCNMASGQIPPNSGQILLGDQPVTRLRSDQIVAAGLARTYQVPRVPRELTIGEVIGVPLRYVRSDRALPCQARNVADIARFCGLTAPLDTTCAELSISDLRRLEIARALACRPRLLLLDEAMAGLSLEDTAQVIDLVRKVHAGGITVVVIEHVMRIIATLCGHAIVLNNGKLLAEAAPAEVLRNPAVREAYLGKGFTL from the coding sequence ATCTGTCCTTGAACATTCCGAGTGGGAGCATCACGGCCCTGATCGGCCCCAATGGCTCTGGCAAGAGCACTTTCTGCAACATGGCCTCGGGCCAGATCCCGCCCAATAGCGGGCAGATCTTGCTCGGCGATCAGCCGGTGACGCGGCTGCGCTCAGACCAGATCGTCGCCGCGGGCCTGGCGCGAACCTATCAGGTTCCACGCGTCCCCAGGGAGCTGACGATCGGCGAGGTAATCGGCGTGCCGTTGCGCTATGTCCGCTCCGATCGGGCCTTGCCCTGTCAGGCGAGGAACGTAGCCGACATCGCGCGGTTCTGCGGGCTGACCGCACCGCTCGATACGACCTGCGCGGAGCTTTCGATTTCCGATCTGCGCCGCCTCGAGATCGCGCGGGCGCTGGCCTGCCGGCCCCGCTTGCTGCTGCTGGACGAGGCGATGGCGGGCTTGAGCCTGGAGGATACCGCGCAGGTGATCGACCTTGTGCGCAAGGTCCATGCCGGAGGCATCACGGTGGTGGTGATCGAGCATGTGATGCGGATCATCGCCACGCTCTGCGGCCATGCGATCGTCCTGAACAACGGCAAGCTCCTCGCTGAGGCCGCGCCTGCCGAGGTCCTGCGCAATCCGGCCGTCAGGGAAGCCTATCTCGGCAAGGGGTTTACGTTATGA
- the rraA gene encoding ribonuclease E activity regulator RraA gives MLIGTADIYDTYPEAVEVCELQFNSYGQRHRFYGPCVCLKTFEDHSPLLKELSNEGQGRVLVVDAGGSKRIGVLGDRLAEIAIANHWAGVVINGVVRDTAGLTKLDIGVKALGATARRGAHAAAGLSGVPVEFGSVRFQPGDWVYADEDSVLVSRSRLDLDAISLPPDQAE, from the coding sequence ATGCTGATCGGCACGGCAGACATCTATGATACCTATCCGGAAGCGGTTGAGGTCTGCGAGTTGCAGTTCAATTCCTATGGCCAGCGCCACCGCTTCTACGGCCCATGTGTTTGCCTCAAAACGTTCGAGGATCATTCTCCACTGCTGAAGGAATTGAGCAACGAAGGGCAAGGCAGAGTGCTCGTGGTCGACGCCGGAGGCTCGAAGCGGATCGGCGTCCTCGGCGACAGGCTCGCCGAGATCGCCATCGCCAACCACTGGGCCGGCGTGGTGATCAACGGCGTGGTCCGCGACACGGCAGGCCTGACCAAACTCGACATCGGTGTGAAAGCCCTGGGGGCAACGGCACGCCGCGGCGCGCATGCAGCCGCGGGCCTCAGCGGTGTGCCGGTGGAGTTCGGCTCCGTGCGTTTCCAGCCGGGAGACTGGGTCTACGCGGACGAGGATTCCGTCCTGGTGAGCCGCAGCCGCCTCGACCTCGACGCCATCAGCCTGCCGCCAGACCAAGCTGAGTGA